The following proteins are co-located in the Legionella busanensis genome:
- a CDS encoding recombination-associated protein RdgC, whose amino-acid sequence MWFNNALIYHYELADEKLDFAPLLVEEKLKPCPPHARFIYGWLPVSGEELTCEVAGALLLCLGKTERILPRSVINQVVAERILQLETQHGRKIKRSEKAQLTEEVEFELLPKSFCIQKRLLAILDTQAKRLIINTASENQASQLTSLLRKTLPKVQLEPLSHSDNLALRFAEWITNPATLPAPFQLASDCLLFAMDDEKKRITCRGYELPSEEIVTLLTQGLAAAEISLIWNERIQFTLTHDLTFKRLKSLDYLIDEFNDINQLEEDYLKQDASLTLLCGELRQLVDDLMKGLNNKSNRAFAKEHELAAELI is encoded by the coding sequence ATGTGGTTTAACAATGCGCTTATTTATCATTATGAGCTTGCGGATGAAAAATTAGATTTTGCCCCTTTATTAGTAGAAGAAAAACTAAAACCTTGCCCACCGCACGCCCGCTTTATTTATGGCTGGCTGCCTGTTTCTGGCGAGGAGCTTACTTGTGAAGTAGCCGGCGCCCTTCTCCTTTGTTTAGGTAAAACAGAACGTATTTTACCCCGCAGCGTTATTAATCAAGTCGTTGCAGAACGAATTTTGCAATTAGAAACCCAACATGGGCGAAAAATTAAACGCTCTGAAAAAGCACAATTAACTGAAGAAGTGGAATTTGAACTGCTACCCAAATCATTTTGTATTCAAAAACGTTTATTAGCTATTTTGGATACGCAAGCTAAACGCTTAATTATTAATACAGCAAGTGAAAACCAAGCTTCACAACTTACCTCACTTCTTCGCAAAACCCTACCTAAAGTTCAACTTGAGCCCCTTTCTCATTCTGATAACTTAGCGCTTCGGTTTGCTGAATGGATAACGAATCCCGCAACATTACCCGCGCCTTTCCAACTGGCTTCTGATTGCTTATTATTTGCTATGGATGATGAAAAAAAGCGAATTACTTGTAGGGGTTATGAATTACCTTCAGAAGAAATAGTTACTTTATTAACCCAAGGCTTAGCAGCGGCTGAAATCTCTTTAATCTGGAATGAACGCATTCAGTTTACTTTAACGCATGACTTAACTTTCAAACGTTTAAAAAGCCTAGATTATCTAATTGATGAATTTAATGATATCAATCAACTTGAAGAAGATTATTTAAAACAAGATGCCTCGCTTACCCTTTTGTGCGGCGAGTTAAGGCAATTAGTGGATGATCTGATGAAAGGCTTAAATAATAAATCTAATAGGGCTTTCGCTAAAGAGCATGAGCTTGCAGCAGAGTTGATCTAA